The segment GGTCCGCCCGTCCTCGCCGATCAGCACGTTGGACGGTTTGACGTCCCGGTGCAGCACGCCCTGGCGGTGCGCGGCGCCGAGCACGCCGAGCAGGTCGAGCGCGACGGCGGCGGCCCGCCGGGGGGTGAGCGGGCCGTCCTCGCCGACCACGTCGGACAGCGAGCGGCCGGCCACCAGCTCCATCACGATCCACGGCCGGTCGTCCTCCTCGACGACGTCGTAGACGGTGACGGCCGCGGTGTGCCGGATCCGGGCGGCGGCCTTGGCCTCGCGCCGGGTGCGGGCGACCAGCCGGTGCCGCTCGATCTCGTCGACGGTGCCGGTCATCCGGAGTTCCTTGACCGCGACGATCCGGCCCAGCAGTTCGTCCTCGGCCCGCCAGACGGTGCCCATGCCGCCGCGCCCGAGCACCTCGCCGAGCCGGTAGCGGTCCGCCAGCAGGCGTCCGGAGGGTTCCTGCGGCTGCGTCATCGGTGCGCTCTCCCCATGTGTCGCGGGCCTCGGCGGGCGCTCCCGGCCGTGACCTGACGGCGTGTCGGACCGCCGGGGGCGGCGGTCGCGCGCCGGAGCGCCCATCATCTCATCCCCGCCCGGGCCCGCTCCGGCCGCCCGTCCCCCGGCCGACCGGGCGGTGACGCCCGGGTGGACGGACGGCGCAGGGCCCCCGCCGGTCGCGGCGGGGGCCCTGTGGGGCGCTGACGGGGGTTCAGCGGGGCGTCACCGGCCGGGGTTGACCGTGACCTCGACCCGCTGGAACTCCTTGAGCTCGGTGTAGCCGGTGGTGGCCATCGCCCGGCGCAGCGCGCCGAACAGGTTCATCGTGCCGTCGGGGGTGTGCGACGGGCCGGCCAGGATCTGCTCGGTGGTGCCGACGGTGCCCAGGTGGACCCGCTTGCCGCGCGGCAGCTCCTCGTGGACGGCCTCCATGCCCCAGTGGTAGCCCTGGCCGGGCGCGTCGGTGGCGCGGGCCAGCGCGGCGCCGATCATCACCGCGTCCGCGCCGCAGGCGACGGCCTTCGGGATGTCGCCGCTGTAGCCGACGCCGCCGTCCGCGATGACGTGCACGTACCGGCCGCCGGACTCGTCCATGTAGTCGCGGCGGGCGGCCGCGACGTCCGCGACGGCGGTCGCCATCGGGACCTGGATGCCCAGCACGCCCCGGGTGGTGTGCGCGGCGCCGCCGCCGAAGCCGACCAGCACGCCGGCCGCGCCGGTCCGCATCAGGTGCAGCGCGGCGGTGTAGGTCGCGCAGCCGCCGACGATCACCGGGACGTCGAGCTCGTAGATGAACTGCTTGAGGTTGAGCGGCTCGGCCGCGCCGGAGACGTGCTCCGCCGAGACGGTGGTGCCGCGGATGACGAACACGTCGACGCCGGCGTCCACCACGGCCTTGGAGAACTCGGCGGTGCGCTGCGGCGAGAGCGCCGCGGCGGTCACGACGCCGGAGTCACGGACCTCCTTGATCCGCTCCTTGATCAGCTCGGCCTTGATCGGCTCCGCGTAGACCTCCTGCAGGCGCCGGGTGGCGGCCGCCTCGTCGGGGATCGCGGCGATCTCCTCCAGCAGCGGGCGCGGGTCCTCGTACCGCGTCCACAGGCCCTCCAGGTTCAGCACGCCCAGGCCGCCCAGCTGCCCGATCGCGATCGCCTGCTGCGGCGACACCACGCTGTCCATCGGCGCCGCCAGGAACGGCAGTTCGAACCGGTAGGCGTCGATCTGCCACGCGATCGAGACCTCCTTCGGGTCACGCGTACGGCGGCTGGGGACGACGGCGATGTCGTCGAAGGAGTACGCCCGGCGGCCGCGCTTGCCTCGCCCGATCTCGATCTCAGTCACTTCGAGCCCTTCTGCTGCTTTCCATCTCCCGACCGGGTCCCCCCGGCCGCGCCCCCAAGTATCCCGCACTCGCCCCACCAGCCCCGACAGGGGCGCGGACGACCGGCTCGGGACAGCGGAAATCCGCCCGGACGGCGATCGCTCGCGGTCCGGACGGATCCGGGTGGAACGGGGCGGGACGGGGTCAGCGCGCGTTGTAGTTCGGCGCCTCGACGGTCATCTGGATGTCGTGCGGGTGGCTCTCCTTGAGGCCCGCCGAGGTGATCCGGACGAACCGGCCCTTGGTCTGCATCTCCTCGATGCTGGCCGCGCCCACGTAGCCCATGGTCTGGCGCAGGCCGCCGACCAGCTGGAACAGCACGGCGGAGAGCGGGCCGCGGTAGGGCACCTGGCCCTCGATGCCCTCGGCGATCAGCTTCTCGTCCGAGGAGACCTCGGCCTGGAAGTAGCGGTCCTTGGAGAAGGACTTCGCCTGGCCGCGGGTCTGCATGGCGCCCAGCGAGCCCATGCCGCGGTACGACTTGAACTGCTTGCCGTTGATGAACAGCAGCTCGCCGGGCGACTCCTCGCAGCCGGCCAGCAGCGAGCCGAGCATCACGGTGTCGGCGCCGGCGCACAGCGCCTTGCCGATGTCGCCGGAGTACTGCAGGCCGCCGTCGCCGATGATCGGGACGCCCGCGTCCTGGCAGGCCTGGGCGGCCTCGTAGATCGCGGTGACCTGCGGGACGCCGACGCCGGCGACCACCCGGGTGGTGCAGATCGAGCCGGGGCCGACGCCGACCTTCACACCGTCCACGCCCGCGTCCAGCAGCGCCCGGGCGCCGTCCCGGGTGGCGACGTTGCCGCCGACCACGTCGACCGGCACGGCGGCCTTGATCTTGGAGATCCAGGACAGCGCGTTGTGCGAGTGCCCGTGCGAGGTGTCGACGACCAGGAAGTCCACGCCCGCGCCGACCAGCGCCTGGGCGCGGTCGAAGGCCTCGGCGGAGGCGCCGACGGCGGCACCCACCAGCAGCCGGCCCTCGGAGTCCTTGGCGGCGTTCGGGTACTTCTCCGCCTTGACGAAGTCCTTGACGGTGATCAGGCCCTTGATCCGGCCCTCGTCGTCGACCAGCGGCAGCTTCTCGATCTTGTGGCGGCGGAGCAGCGCGACCGCGTCCTCGCCGGAGATGCCGACCTTGCCGGTGATCAGCGGCATCGGGGTCATGATGTCGCCGACCTTGCGGCTGCGGTCGGTCTCGAAGGCCATGTCGCGGTTGGTGACGATGCCCAGCAGCTTGCCCTCGGGGGTCGCCACCGGCACGCCGGAGATCCGGAACCGGGCGCACAGCGCGTCGGCCTCGGCCAGCGTCGCCTCCGGGCCGACCGTGATCGGGTCGGTGACCATGCCGGACTCGGAGCGCTTCACCAGGTCGACCTGGTTGACCTGGTCCTCGATCGAGAGGTTGCGGTGCAGGACGCCGACGCCGCCCTGGCGGGCCATCGCGATCGCCATCCGCGACTCGGTGACCTTGTCCATCGCGGCCGACAGCAGCGGGATGTTGACCCGCACGTTCCGGGAGATCCGCGAGGAGGTGTCGACCTGGTTGGGCAGCACCTCGGAAGCCCCGGGCAGCAGCAGGACGTCGTCGTACGTGAGTCCGAGCATCGCGAACTTCTCGGGTACGCCGGCGGCGTTGTAAGACATGGGGAACCTTCCGTGGCGGGCCGTCGTTCTGCGCACGGGCGCCCGGCTGTCATCGGCCGCCAAGACGCCCGGTGCTCTGGAGGAACCTCCAAGGGAACCCCGCGCGCACCGGAGAAACTTTGGCGACCCGACCAGGCGCCGATACCCCATGGTACTGGTGACGCGGGGTAGGTCGTCGCGCCCTCTTGACAACACCCGGCCGCGCGCGCTTCTTCCGCGCCGGTCCACGCGCGTCCAACAGCGCGAACGCCGGCGGACGGCGGTGCGCGGAGAGCGGACGCGCCCGACCAGCGCTCAGCCGGTCTCCTCCGCGAGCGCCCGCAGCCGCGACAGCGCCCGGTGCTGGGCGACCCGGACCGCGCCCGGCGACATCCCGAGCACCTCGCCGGTCTCCTCCGCCGACAGCCCGTCGGCGACCCGCAGCAGCACCAGCTCGCGCTGCCGGGCCGGCAGGTAGGACAGCAGTTCCTTGATCCACTCGGCGTCGCTGGAGAGCAGCGCCCGCTCCTCGGGGCCCAGCGAGTCGTCCGGCGTCTCCGGCAGGTCGTCCGGCGGGATCACCGTCGAACCGGGCCCGCGCATCGCGGCCCGCTGCAGGTCGGCGATCTTGTGCGCGGCGATGCCGTACACGAAGGCCTCGAACGGGCGGCCGGTGTCCCGGTAGCGGGGCAGCGCGCAGAGCACCGCGACGCAGACCTCCTGCGCCACGTCGTCCACGTGGTGCCGGGCCCCGCCGGGCAGCCGCACCAGCCGGCCGCGGCAGTACCGCAGCGCCAGCGGCAGCACGTAGCCGAGCAGCGCCTCGATCGCCGGACCGTCGCCGCGGACCGCCGCCGCGACCAGCTCGGCCACCTCAGGCGACGTGCCGGTGCCGAGCACGGGCGGGCGGACCGGCGCCCCCGGCGGGCCGTCCGGGCCGGTCGCCCGGGCGTCCGGTGCCGACGACGGATCGGCAGCCGCACCCTCGGGGGCGGGCTGCACCGGGTCGGGCCCGGCGGCCTCCTCGTCGTCACGCATCGGTCCATGGTGCCTGGTCGGGCCGGAAAACGCGGCACCGCGTCCGGACTTGTGCATCGGAACGTTATCCGTCGCCGCGTGCACCGTGCCGCCTCCCCTGCCTGTCCGCTGGTCCCCGAGGTGCTCCACTACTCCATGGTGCAGCCTCGGGACCACAACGTCACACGTCCGAGCGAGCGCAGTTCTCGCGTCCGCTCAGCGGACCAGGCCCCAACGGAAGCCCAGCGCCACCGCGTGCGCGCGGTCCGAGGCGCCCAACTTCTTGAACAGGCGCCTGGCGTGCGTCTTCACCGTGTCCTCGGACAGGAACAGCTCGCGGCCGATCTCGGCGTTGGAACGGCCGTGGCTCATCCCCTCCAGCACCTGGATCTCACGGGCCGTCAGGGTCGGCGCGGCGCCCATGTCCGGGCTGCGGAGCCGGCGCGGCGCCAGGCGCCAGGTCGGGTCGGCCAGCGCCTGGGTGACGGTGGCCCGCAGCTCGGCGCGCGAGGCGTCCTTGTGCAGGTAGCCGCGGGCCCCGGCGGCGACCGCGAGGGCCACGCCGTCCAGGTCCTCGGCGACGGTGAGCATGATGATCCGGGCGCCCGGGTCGGCCGACAGCAGCCGGCGAACCGTCTCCACCCCGCCGAGGCCGGGCATCCGGACGTCCATCAGAACGAGATCGGAACGGTCGGCCACCCAGCGGCGGAGGACCTCCTCACCGTTCGTCGCAGTGGTCACCCGGTCCACGCCGGGCACGGTCGCCACCGCGCGCCGAAGCGCCTCCCGGGCGAGCGGGGAATCGTCGCAGACGAGTACGGATGTCATGGCCGTCGTCCTCCGCAGCTGATCCGCGTCACGTTGAGCCTCCTGGCTGGTACGAACCTCTCCGACACGGCCCGGCGCGGACCCGTCCCGATCGCCTCGCTGCGCGACCGTTCCCGAAGCCCTGCCCGCTGACCGCCTCCGTACATCCAACGACCGTCACTCGAATGAGTTACGGCTTCACGTCCATCTCCACCACTGTACGTGGCCGACCCATCACCACCGGGCCACCTCGCGGTGCACGCGCCGCACTTTTGTGCAGCTCGCGCGCGGTGCCCGCGCCGTGCGCGCCCTCCGGGGACGCTCCGCGCCCGGCCGGACACCCGATCGATGGAGCCTTCTGATTCAAACCTCTTGCCCCTTTTGTCCGTTTTTATAGCTTCTGTCAGGTCATTGACTGATTCGTCGCTATGTGGGTGACTTGTCCGTGTAGTCGGCGTAAGTCATATTTCCAGGTGTCCGTACCGGCTCCGTGCAGCCTCGCCGCAGTGACCGCGGCGGGCCCGCCGGGCCACGAGCCATGAAGGGAATGAGCCATGGCAGATTTCTCCCGCCTCCCCGGCCCCAACGCAGACCTCTGGGACTGGCAGCTCTCCGCCGCCTGCCGCGGTGTCGACAGCTCGCTGTTCTTCCACCCCGAGGGCGAGCGCGGCGCGGCCCGGACCTCCCGCGAGACGAGCGCCAAAGAGGTCTGCATGCGCTGCCCGGTCCGCGCCCAGTGCGCGACCCACGCCCTGGCCGTCCGCGAGCCCTACGGGGTCTGGGGCGGCATGACCGAGGACGAACGCGAGGAGCTGCTCGGCCGCTCCCGCAACCGGCTGGCCGAGGTCCCGCTGGCGATGCCGCAGACCATCCGGCGCTGACTCCCCCGTCCGCCCGGTCCGTCCCGTCCGTCCCGTCCGTTCACCCGCTCACCCGTTCGCCCCCGCCGCGGCCGTCCCGCCGCAGCGGCCCGCGCCTCCGGCCTCCCGGCCGCGTCGCCCGCCCGTCCCCGGCCGGCGCCGCGCCCCGCGGTCAGCGGGTGGCGGCCGACGCCGCGAGCTGGTCCAGCATCAGCGCCACCGCCGGAACCTCCGCGAGGTCCGGCAGGGTCAGCGCCACCACCTCGCGCCGGGCCGGCTCCCCCGAGGCCACCCGCACCGGCACCGCCGCCGCACCCGGGTGCCGCACCGACTCCAGCGCCAGCCCCGGCAGCACCGCGACCCCCAGGCCCGCGCCGACCAGGCCGACCACCGCCGGGTAGTCGTCGGTCGCGAACTCGATCGCCGGCGCGAAGCCCGCGTCGGCGCACAGCTCCACCAGGTGGCCCCGGCACTGCGGGCAGCCGGCGATCCACTGCTCCCCCGCCAGCTCCGCGAGGTCCACCGGGGCGTCCTCGCCGCGGCCCGCGAGCGGGTGCCCGGCCGGGACCAGGCCCACCAGCGGGTCGTCCAGCAGCGGGCGCACCACCAGTTCCGACCAGTCGTTCGCGGCCGCCGTCGCCGCCGCCTCCAGCGCGGCCTCGGCCCGCGCCTCGCGCAGCGTCGCGTGCGGGGAGGGCAGGCTCAGCCCGCCCTGCGAGTCCGGGTAGCGGAACGCCAGCGCGACCTCGCACTCGCCGCCGCGCAGCATCGCCAGCGCCTGGGTCGGCTCCGCCTCCACCAGCGAGATCCGCACCCCCGGGTGCGCCGCCCGCACCTGCGCCACCGAGCGCGGCACCAGCGTCGAGCTGGCCGTCGGGAACGAGACCAGCCGCACCCGCCCGGCCCGCAGCCCGGCGATCGCCGCGACCTCCTCCTCGGCGGCCGACAGCCCGGCGAGGATCCCGTCCGCGTGCCGCAGCAGGACCCGCCCGGCCTCGCTGAGCCGCGTCTCCCGCCCGGAGCGGACCACCAGCGGGGTGTCGACCGCCTTCTCCAGCGCCTTCATCTGCTGGCTCACCGCGGGCTGGGTGCACCCCAGTTCGCGCGCCGCGGCGGAGAACGACCCGGTCCGGGCGACGGCGTGCAGGACGCGGAGGTGGCGGGCTTCGATCACGCCGTCAACTGTACGGAACCCGCCGGACGCCCCGCGCACGCGAAAGGGCGCGAGGTCCCGGCGGTCCGGCCCCGCACCACGGAGGTGCGGGGCCGGCCGCGCGGGTTCCCCGCGCCCCTGCTCTCGCCTTCGCCGGCTAGCGGCTAGCGGCTAGCGCTTCAGTGGCTGTGGCCGTGGCCGCCGTGCGAGTGGCCGTGGCCCGCGGCCTCTTCCTCTTCCTTCTTCTCCACCACGAGGGTCTCGGTGGTGAGCAGCAGGGAGGCGATCGAGGCGGCGTTCTCCAGCGCGGAGCGGGTGACCTTGACCGGGTCGATGACGCCGGCCTTGACCAGGTCGCCGTACTCGCCGGTGGCGGCGTTGTAGCCCTGGCCGGCCTCCAGCTCGGCGACCTTGGAGGTGATGACGTAGCCCTCCAGGCCGGCGTTCTGGGCGATCCAGCGCAGCGGCTCGGCGAGCGCCTTGCGGACGACGGCGACACCGGTCGCCTCGTCGCCGGAGAGGCCGAGGCCGCCCTCCAGGACCTTCGCGGCGTGGACGAGCGAGGCGCCGCCGCCGGCGACGATGCCCTCCTCGACCGCGGCGCGGGTCGCCGAGATGGCGTCCTCCAGGCGGTGCTTGCGCTCCTTGAGCTCGACCTCGGTGGCCGCGCCGACCTTGATCACGCAGACGCCGCCGGCCAGCTTGGCGAGGCGCTCCTGGAGCTTCTCGCGGTCCCAGTCGGAGTCGGTGTTGGCGATCTCGGCCTTGATCTGGGCCACGCGGCCGGCGACCTCGGCGGAGTCGCCGGCACCGTCGACGACGATGGTCTCGTCCTTGGTGACGGTGATCCGGCGGGCGGTGCCGAGCACGTCCAGGCCGACCTGGTCGAGCTTGAGGCCGATCTCCTCGGAGACGACCTGGCCGCCGGTGAGGGTGGCGATGTCGCCGAGGATCGCCTTGCGGCGGTCGCCGAAGCCGGGGGCCTTGACCGCGACCGCGTTGAAGGTGCCGCGGATCTTGTTGACCACCAGGGTGGAGAGGGCCTCGCCGTCGACGTCCTCGGCGATGATCAGCAGCGGGCGGGAGGCGCCGGCCTGCAGGACCTTCTCCAGCAGCGGCAGGAGCTCCTGGATGGAGGAGATCTTGCCCTGGGTGATCAGGACGTACGGGTCCTCCAGGACGGCTTCCTGGCGCTCCGCGTCGGTGACGAAGTACGGCGACAGGTAGCCCTTGTCGAACTGCATGCCCTCGGTGAACTCGAGCTCGACGCCGAAGGTGTTGGACTCCTCGACGGTGATCACACCGTCCTTGCCGACCTTGTCGATCGCCTCGGCGATCAGCTCGCCGACCTGGGCGTCCTGGGCGGAGAGGGAGGCGACGGCGGCGATGTCGTCCTTGCCCTCGATCTCGCGGGCCACCGAGAGCAGGTGCTCGGAGACGGCGGCGACGGCCTTGTCGATGCCCTTCTTCAGGGCGGCCGGGCCGGCGCCCGCGGCGACGTTGCGCAGGCCCTCGTTGACCAGGGCCTGGGCCAGCACGGTGGCGGTGGTGGTGCCGTCGCCCGCGACGTCGTTGGTCTTGGTGGCGACCTCCTTGACCAGCTGCGCGCCGAGGTTCTCGTACGGGTCGTCGAGCTCGACCTCGCGGGCGATGGTCACACCGTCGTTGGTGATGGTCGGGGCGCCGAACTTCTTGTCGATGACGACGTTGCGGCCCTTGGGGCCGATGGTCACCTTGACGGTGTCGGCCAGCTTGTTGACACCGCGCTCCAGCGAGCGGCGGGCGTCCTCGTCGAACTGCAGGGTCTTCGCCATGGTCCCGTTTCCTCAGGGTTGGGTCTGCGTACGTGGAGCAACAACCGCGCCCCGGGCCCCTGTCGGTGCGACACGGATCCGGGGCGGGCTGGGACGTCTTACTGCGCGGACGTCTTACTTCTCGATGATCGCGAGGACGTCGCGGGCCGAGAGGACGAGGTACTCCTCGCCCTGGTACTTCACCTCGGTGCCGCCGTACTTCGAGTACAGGACGATGTCACCGACGGCGACGTCGAGCGGCAGACGCTGGCCGTCCTCGAAGCGGCCCGGTCCGACGGCCAGGACGACGCCCTCCTGAGGCTTCTCCTTGGCGGTGTCCGGGATCACCAGGCCGGAGGCGGTGGTGGTCTCGGCGTCGAGCGGCTGGACCACGATGCGGTCCTCGAGCGGCTTGATGGCAACCTTGCTGCTGGTGGTCA is part of the Kitasatospora setae KM-6054 genome and harbors:
- a CDS encoding response regulator transcription factor; translated protein: MTSVLVCDDSPLAREALRRAVATVPGVDRVTTATNGEEVLRRWVADRSDLVLMDVRMPGLGGVETVRRLLSADPGARIIMLTVAEDLDGVALAVAAGARGYLHKDASRAELRATVTQALADPTWRLAPRRLRSPDMGAAPTLTAREIQVLEGMSHGRSNAEIGRELFLSEDTVKTHARRLFKKLGASDRAHAVALGFRWGLVR
- the groES gene encoding co-chaperone GroES — protein: MTTSSKVAIKPLEDRIVVQPLDAETTTASGLVIPDTAKEKPQEGVVLAVGPGRFEDGQRLPLDVAVGDIVLYSKYGGTEVKYQGEEYLVLSARDVLAIIEK
- the guaB gene encoding IMP dehydrogenase, producing the protein MSYNAAGVPEKFAMLGLTYDDVLLLPGASEVLPNQVDTSSRISRNVRVNIPLLSAAMDKVTESRMAIAMARQGGVGVLHRNLSIEDQVNQVDLVKRSESGMVTDPITVGPEATLAEADALCARFRISGVPVATPEGKLLGIVTNRDMAFETDRSRKVGDIMTPMPLITGKVGISGEDAVALLRRHKIEKLPLVDDEGRIKGLITVKDFVKAEKYPNAAKDSEGRLLVGAAVGASAEAFDRAQALVGAGVDFLVVDTSHGHSHNALSWISKIKAAVPVDVVGGNVATRDGARALLDAGVDGVKVGVGPGSICTTRVVAGVGVPQVTAIYEAAQACQDAGVPIIGDGGLQYSGDIGKALCAGADTVMLGSLLAGCEESPGELLFINGKQFKSYRGMGSLGAMQTRGQAKSFSKDRYFQAEVSSDEKLIAEGIEGQVPYRGPLSAVLFQLVGGLRQTMGYVGAASIEEMQTKGRFVRITSAGLKESHPHDIQMTVEAPNYNAR
- a CDS encoding GuaB3 family IMP dehydrogenase-related protein, producing MTEIEIGRGKRGRRAYSFDDIAVVPSRRTRDPKEVSIAWQIDAYRFELPFLAAPMDSVVSPQQAIAIGQLGGLGVLNLEGLWTRYEDPRPLLEEIAAIPDEAAATRRLQEVYAEPIKAELIKERIKEVRDSGVVTAAALSPQRTAEFSKAVVDAGVDVFVIRGTTVSAEHVSGAAEPLNLKQFIYELDVPVIVGGCATYTAALHLMRTGAAGVLVGFGGGAAHTTRGVLGIQVPMATAVADVAAARRDYMDESGGRYVHVIADGGVGYSGDIPKAVACGADAVMIGAALARATDAPGQGYHWGMEAVHEELPRGKRVHLGTVGTTEQILAGPSHTPDGTMNLFGALRRAMATTGYTELKEFQRVEVTVNPGR
- a CDS encoding WhiB family transcriptional regulator, which produces MADFSRLPGPNADLWDWQLSAACRGVDSSLFFHPEGERGAARTSRETSAKEVCMRCPVRAQCATHALAVREPYGVWGGMTEDEREELLGRSRNRLAEVPLAMPQTIRR
- the groL gene encoding chaperonin GroEL (60 kDa chaperone family; promotes refolding of misfolded polypeptides especially under stressful conditions; forms two stacked rings of heptamers to form a barrel-shaped 14mer; ends can be capped by GroES; misfolded proteins enter the barrel where they are refolded when GroES binds), with the protein product MAKTLQFDEDARRSLERGVNKLADTVKVTIGPKGRNVVIDKKFGAPTITNDGVTIAREVELDDPYENLGAQLVKEVATKTNDVAGDGTTTATVLAQALVNEGLRNVAAGAGPAALKKGIDKAVAAVSEHLLSVAREIEGKDDIAAVASLSAQDAQVGELIAEAIDKVGKDGVITVEESNTFGVELEFTEGMQFDKGYLSPYFVTDAERQEAVLEDPYVLITQGKISSIQELLPLLEKVLQAGASRPLLIIAEDVDGEALSTLVVNKIRGTFNAVAVKAPGFGDRRKAILGDIATLTGGQVVSEEIGLKLDQVGLDVLGTARRITVTKDETIVVDGAGDSAEVAGRVAQIKAEIANTDSDWDREKLQERLAKLAGGVCVIKVGAATEVELKERKHRLEDAISATRAAVEEGIVAGGGASLVHAAKVLEGGLGLSGDEATGVAVVRKALAEPLRWIAQNAGLEGYVITSKVAELEAGQGYNAATGEYGDLVKAGVIDPVKVTRSALENAASIASLLLTTETLVVEKKEEEEAAGHGHSHGGHGHSH
- the shbA gene encoding RNA polymerase sigma factor ShbA, with product MRDDEEAAGPDPVQPAPEGAAADPSSAPDARATGPDGPPGAPVRPPVLGTGTSPEVAELVAAAVRGDGPAIEALLGYVLPLALRYCRGRLVRLPGGARHHVDDVAQEVCVAVLCALPRYRDTGRPFEAFVYGIAAHKIADLQRAAMRGPGSTVIPPDDLPETPDDSLGPEERALLSSDAEWIKELLSYLPARQRELVLLRVADGLSAEETGEVLGMSPGAVRVAQHRALSRLRALAEETG
- a CDS encoding LysR family transcriptional regulator gives rise to the protein MIEARHLRVLHAVARTGSFSAAARELGCTQPAVSQQMKALEKAVDTPLVVRSGRETRLSEAGRVLLRHADGILAGLSAAEEEVAAIAGLRAGRVRLVSFPTASSTLVPRSVAQVRAAHPGVRISLVEAEPTQALAMLRGGECEVALAFRYPDSQGGLSLPSPHATLREARAEAALEAAATAAANDWSELVVRPLLDDPLVGLVPAGHPLAGRGEDAPVDLAELAGEQWIAGCPQCRGHLVELCADAGFAPAIEFATDDYPAVVGLVGAGLGVAVLPGLALESVRHPGAAAVPVRVASGEPARREVVALTLPDLAEVPAVALMLDQLAASAATR